In one Thermodesulfobacteriota bacterium genomic region, the following are encoded:
- a CDS encoding isoprenylcysteine carboxylmethyltransferase family protein has protein sequence MIFFWIFFAFLISQRVLELFLAKRNEQIVKSKGALEFDRDGYKYIVAMHVAFFISLALEKFSLQRELNKFWVLFLFIFFIAQTLRYWAISSLGVYWNTKVLVVPNFHIITKGPYKYLKHPNYIAVIIEIAVIPSIYSCYLTSILFSIINFILVRRRIEIEENALGNISGKTP, from the coding sequence ATGATCTTCTTTTGGATATTCTTCGCCTTTCTGATTTCACAGCGCGTTCTAGAGCTATTTCTTGCAAAACGTAACGAGCAAATCGTTAAATCAAAAGGGGCCCTGGAATTCGACAGAGATGGATACAAGTATATTGTAGCAATGCACGTTGCCTTCTTTATCTCTCTTGCCCTCGAGAAATTTTCACTTCAAAGGGAGTTAAACAAATTTTGGGTCTTATTTTTATTTATTTTTTTTATTGCCCAGACACTCAGATATTGGGCGATATCGAGTTTAGGGGTATATTGGAATACCAAGGTCCTGGTCGTTCCAAACTTTCACATTATAACAAAAGGTCCCTATAAATATCTTAAACATCCAAATTATATAGCAGTCATAATAGAGATCGCGGTCATCCCATCGATCTACTCCTGTTATTTAACTTCGATATTATTCAGTATCATCAATTTCATTTTAGTTCGAAGAAGAATTGAAATCGAAGAAAATGCTCTTGGAAATATTTCCGGAAAGACCCCTTAA
- a CDS encoding GIY-YIG nuclease family protein codes for MRFWVYILRCADGSYYTGHTDNLEKRLAEHFDSGYGGYTSTRLPISLAFSEEFSTREEALACENQIKGWSRKKKEALIRGDWVEISKLARKRCLKK; via the coding sequence ATGCGGTTTTGGGTATATATCCTCCGTTGTGCAGATGGTTCATATTACACAGGTCATACGGACAATCTTGAAAAAAGGCTGGCAGAACATTTTGATAGCGGATATGGAGGATACACCTCTACTAGGCTTCCTATTAGTCTTGCATTTTCTGAGGAATTCAGCACAAGAGAAGAAGCTTTAGCTTGCGAGAACCAGATCAAAGGCTGGAGTCGTAAGAAGAAGGAGGCTCTGATAAGAGGAGATTGGGTGGAGATATCTAAATTAGCAAGGAAGAGGTGTTTGAAAAAATAA